The following nucleotide sequence is from Devosia salina.
TCGAGGGCGAGGCGGTCACGCTCAGTGCGCGTGAATGGGCGGTGCTCGAGCGGCTCGTGAGCCGCCCCGGAGCCATTGTCACCAAGGCGGAGATCGAGGAATCGCTCTACGCTTTCGGCGCGGAAATCGAGAGCAACGCCGTGGAAGTCTATGTCAGCCGTCTGCGCAAGAAGCTGGGCCGGAACGCGGTGCATACGGTGCGCGGCCTTGGCTATCAGGTTGCCTCATGAAGCGGCGCTCGCTGTTCTGGCAACTGGCCATCGGACTTTCCGCAATGACGGGCCTGCTCTGGCTGGGCGCCGCCGCCATTTCGGCAGCGGTCATGAGCCATGCCATCAACGAAGCCTATGACTATGCGCTCGAACAGGTCGCCGACCGCCTGCTGCCGCTCGCTGTCCATGATCTGCGCGAGCCGCATGAGCGCCGCCAGATCGAGGCCGATCGCGAGGATGGCGGTGAATTCCGCTACGTCATTCGCGACCCCGGCGGCAATATTGTCCTGAACGACGGGGATCTGCCCGAGACCATCCTGCCCCAGATCACCGATGACGGTCAGTTCGACACCGAAGCGGGCCGCGCCTATGCTCGCACCGACCCGCGCTCCGGCTTCAGCATCGTGGTGCTCGAAGCCGAAAGCGAGCGCAGCGAAGCCCTGTTCGACGGCGGCTGGGCGCTGCTGGGTCCACTAGCCGCTCTCCTGCCCCTGGTGGCTTTGGGCGTATGGCTGGCGCTGCGCCTGGCGCTGGCGCCGCTGCAGCGGCTGCGTGCCGACCTTGCCGAGCGGGGCCGCCACAACCTGGCCCCGCTCGACCCGGCCAGCTATCCGCCCGAACTGACGCCGATCGTCGGGGAAATGGCCAGCCTGCTCGATCGCCTGCAGGGAGCCATGGAT
It contains:
- a CDS encoding sensor histidine kinase; the encoded protein is MKRRSLFWQLAIGLSAMTGLLWLGAAAISAAVMSHAINEAYDYALEQVADRLLPLAVHDLREPHERRQIEADREDGGEFRYVIRDPGGNIVLNDGDLPETILPQITDDGQFDTEAGRAYARTDPRSGFSIVVLEAESERSEALFDGGWALLGPLAALLPLVALGVWLALRLALAPLQRLRADLAERGRHNLAPLDPASYPPELTPIVGEMASLLDRLQGAMDAERAFAATSAHELRTPIAGALAQTQLLAAELRQHPAAQRTAEIERALRRLSALAERLLQLTRLEAGFARSDTEIDLLPVIDLVVRDFVGSGAPLTLEVEAGAAPKGRVDSDAFALVLRNLIDNAMRHGDPASEVVLRACRDGTIRVINAGPVVPPETLSTLGHPFVRGQTSASGTGIGLSMVRSVVEQTGGSLSFLSPAQGRSDGFEVAVRF